The following coding sequences lie in one Scatophagus argus isolate fScaArg1 chromosome 9, fScaArg1.pri, whole genome shotgun sequence genomic window:
- the zgc:66448 gene encoding uncharacterized protein zgc:66448 isoform X1, producing the protein MAAVDPSESPKRQKSPAGEVQTSGKKTEAVQSGCTSNRKDETTPIKTTESPNIEQRVNVGIDGGRIASHSEVSVESGAGTDKTTCNLPDDLTSTEKMTEAPGSDQRAYDWSETEDDEEEPKTLKQENNKRDYNIVTERAQEEQRDARVGDNVTAAAEKNSHSEEKIPVKELAKELVGEIDGIEDVIEDDEEAEREQDADMTAKPKKCRLVCKECGKMFNRRETFNLHRHFHAHEDELTPLTCKECGLTFQHRSSLIKHRNEHKEKEEQLVTPKKEMQTVEEGSFQCAECERIFSTVDKLRDHNCCNIVEKPYHCPLCRQEFQFKVSVTKHMMTHSQENIFTCQECSQTFPNNMALRYHQRCHTALKPYKCPECGMVFKHYSVMEDHRRKHTDSTRSHLCNICGKTFKYSSLLHQHQYLHTGQKPFRCPECGKKFAFAQNMKAHCRQHRLRETNSSTEQPSKQAAVSAQETVKGPEKENTHQSEEPKRTFNCPLCPQTYWAPANLRAHMLIHEAEYEMLERTPRPPTEINKYWDKGHTCPHCPCVYRDESSLNSHLLNFHKSVAQYLEKVAAPPKKQFTPLNSDNVQGKWRSDSISIKSYKCSECGKTFRHRSVLELHMRIHSKDKPYQCKVCGKGFRFSSYLQQHLIIHTGKKPYKCPDCGKDFAFLQNMRTHQKLHQEKPFRCTSCRKGYSDETQLQHHMLSHNGDKPHKCDLCDKSFGLAYLLRDHMNTHTGERPHRCDECHKTFSWFSSLLVHQKIHARKRQGFNQYNSFPMGARMRGRGSRGRRGGRLVWGLSRPLGGSGMVNAQPSSYPVSVPRDADLHRRAVQPQSSMLSSRMDLQGRQQKEPWLSELHPQPVQWKVDGGEVMPVPSSQQQHVGPQQTQFDSPPQPGLQQHHLRSPSWADNTLIAQSGPASAQNSESLHMKENAASVVSSLPAAVPKKSSPSAASEMEQLRQLKPVSWSSTPTSTVLASTSSLQHDFTAPSYVDGAALWSVRPALPANSRGSPNKLGQELQLPRWAGASVSTKKEPSTPPKKEDTRVWDMTNPQVIPSTVSQPEKPWNGCELQKQWASGLAGASTSAQIDQSSAMPISTPVSHGVGSTLWDIQTPPGIPKTINSPEKLVNNQDFQLQQKQVSSGWANVQSQTTTQKVPISIQYEPHRFGQGMGTPVWGFQSNPVGPQTLLTGQLKPGNGQELQQQPMVTGTQIIINQPSPFFSPPLAPLPPLALPGPHPLHSVPVGALSRPPHPNIFFTPQAVMSERPHMPQTMPLPQLAPRTEPHKLGPRLPFPPERLLQCMICGCSLPRELDLQMHYLQHAQGEI; encoded by the exons ATGGCCGCCGTAGACCCATCGGAGTCTCCAAAACGACAGAAATCCCCTGCGGGGGAGGTGCAAACATCTGGGAAGAAGACCGAGGCGGTGCAGTCGGGATGCACCTCAAATCGGAAAGATGAAACAACACCTATTAAAACCACGGAGAGCCCCAATATTGAGCAGAGAGTCAATGTTGGCATCGACGGCGGTCGTATTGCCAGCCATTCCGAGGTTAGTGTCGAGTCCGGTGCTGGAACCGACAAAACGACATGCAATTTACCGGACGACCTAACATCGACTGAAAAAATGACCGAGGCTCCTGGCAGCGACCAGCGGGCTTACGACTGGTCCGAAACTGAAGACGACGAAGAAGAGCCGAAAACACTCAAGCAGGAAAATAACAAGCGTG aCTACAATATTGTTACCGAGAGGGCTCAAGAGGAGCAGCGGGATGCGCGAGTTGGTGATAATGttacagctgctgcagagaaaaactCACATTCTGAGGAGAAGATCCCAGTGAAGGAACTGGCAAAGGAGCTAGTTGGAGAAATTGATGGGATAGAGGATGTGATTGAAGACGATGAGGAGGCAGAGCGAGAGCAGGACGCTGACATGACAGCTAAGCCAAAAAAGTGCCGTTTGGTGTGCAAGGAGTGTGGGAAGATGTTCAACCGGCGTGAGACATTCAACCTTCACCGCCACTTTCACGCACACGAGGATGAACTCACGCCGCTAACCTGTAAAGAATGCGGCCTTACCTTTCAGCACCGCAGCAGCCTcattaaacacagaaatgaacataaagagaaggaggagcagcTAGTTACTCCAAAGAAGGAGATGCAAACAGTGGAGGAGGGTAGTTTTCAGTGTGCAGAATGTGAGAGGATTTTCTCAACAGTGGATAAGCTGAGGGACCACAACTGCTGCAATATAGTAGAAAAGCCTTACCACTGCCCGCTGTGCCGCCAAGAGTTCCAGTTTAAGGTGTCTGTCACAAAGCACATGATGACCCACTCCCAGGAGAACATTTTTACATGCCAAGAGTGCAGTCAAACCTTCCCAAACAACATGGCCCTGCGCTACCACCAGCGATGTCACACCGCCCTAAAACCCTATAAATGCCCCGAGTGCGGTATGGTTTTCAAACACTACTCTGTCATGGAAGACCATCGTCGcaagcacacagacagcacGCGCTCTCACCTGTGCAACATCTGCGGTAAGACTTTCAAGTATAGCAGCCTCCTCCATCAGCACCAGTATCTGCACACAGGCCAGAAGCCCTTCCGCTGCCCTGAATGTGGCAAAAAATTTGCTTTTGCTCAGAATATGAAGGCACACTGCCGCCAGCATAGACTGCGTGAAACCAACTCCTCCACTGAGCAGCCCAGCAAGCAGGCCGCCGTGTCTGCGCAGGAGACAGTCAAGGGGCCGGAGAAAGAGAACACACACCAGAGTGAGGAACCTAAACGCACCTTCAACTGCCCCCTTTGTCCCCAGACCTACTGGGCACCAGCAAACCTAAGAGCCCACATGCTTATCCATGAGGCAGAGTATGAGATGCTGGAAAGGACACCCAGACCTCCCACTGAGATTAACAAGTACTGGGATAAGGGACATACCTGTCCCCACTGCCCGTGTGTTTATCGTGATGAATCCAGTTTAAATTCACATCTGTTAAATTTCCACAAGTCTGTAGCACAGTATTTAGAAAAGGTGGCGGCACCACCTAAAAAACAATTTACTCCATTAAATAGTGACAATGTGCAGGGGAAATGGAGAAGTGATAGCATTAGCATTAAGTCCTACAAATGTTCTGAGTGTGGAAAAACCTTCCGCCATCGCTCAGTGTTGGAACTGCATATGCGCATACATTCCAAGGACAAGCCTTACCAGTGCAAAGTGTGTGGCAAGGGTTTTAGATTCAGTAGCTACCTACAGCAACATCTCATCATCCATACAGGCAAGAAGCCATACAAATGTCCCGACTGTGGGAAGGACTTTGCCTTCCTGCAGAATATGAGAACACATCAAAAGCTGCATCAGGAAAAACCGTTCCGCTGCACAAGCTGCCGCAAAGGCTACAGCGATGAGACCCAACTGCAGCACCATATGTTATCACACAATGGTGACAAACCTCATAAGTGTGACCTGTGTGACAAGAGCTTTGGATTAGCCTATCTGCTACGTgatcacatgaacacacatacaggagAGAGACCTCATCGCTGTGATGAGTGTCACAAAACCTTTTCCTGGTTTAGCAGCCTTCTAGTGCACCAGAAGATTCACGCTCGCAAGCGCCAGGGTTTCAACCAGTATAATTCTTTCCCGATGGGTGCTAGGATGAGAGGCAGGGGTAGCcgggggaggagaggggggagactTGTGTGGGGCTTGTCTAGACCATTAGGAGGCTCAGGGATGGTTAACGCTCAGCCGTCTTCGTATCCAGTTTCTGTTCCGAGAGATGCTGACTTGCACAGAAGGGCCGTCCAGCCACAGTCTTCCATGCTCTCATCTCGCATGGATTTACAAGGCAGACAGCAAAAGGAGCCATGGCTGTCCGAACTACACCCTCAACCAGTGCAGTGGAAGGTGGACGGCGGAGAAGTAATGCCTGTCCCGtcatcacagcagcaacatgtaGGTCCTCAGCAGACACAGTTTGACAGCCCACCACAGCCAGGCCTACAGCAGCACCATCTGAGAAGTCCGAGCTGGGCGGATAACACTTTGATAGCTCAATCAGGCCCTGCATCTGCTCAGAATTCAGAGTCATTGCACATGAAAGAGAATGCAGCTTCTGTTGTCAGTTCCCTCCCGGCAGCTGTGCCAAAAAAATCCAGCCCTTCAGCAGCAAGTGAGATGGAGCAGCTCCGGCAACTCAAGCCTGTTTCTTGGAGTAGCACACCCACATCCACAGTGCTAGCTTCCACAAGTTCTTTGCAACATGATTTTACTGCTCCATCCTACGTAGATGGGGCAGCTCTGTGGAGTGTCAGACCTGCTCTACCAGCAAATTCACGGGGCTCTCCAAATAAACTTGGTCAAGAGCTTCAGCTCCCAAGATGGGCGGGTGCCTCAGtgtcaacaaaaaaagagcCTTCCACACCTCCTAAAAAAGAGGACACTAGAGTGTGGGACATGACTAATCCTCAAGTGATACCGTCGACTGTTAGCCAGCCAGAGAAGCCATGGAACGGCTGTGAGCTGCAAAAGCAGTGGGCTTCGGGCTTAGCGGGTGCATCCACCTCAGCTCAAATAGACCAAAGCAGTGCTATGCCAATTTCAACTCCTGTTTCTCATGGGGTCGGTAGCACCTTGTGGGACATACAAACACCACCGGGAATTCCAAAGACTATAAACTCTCCTGAGAAATTAGTAAATAATCAagattttcagctgcagcaaaaGCAGGTGTCATCTGGGTGGGCCAACGTACAGAGTCAGACAACAACTCAGAAGGTCCCCATCTCCATTCAATACGAGCCTCATCGTTTTGGTCAGGGGATGGGAACGCCAGTATGGGGCTTCCAAAGTAATCCCGTGGGTCCTCAAACACTGCTCACTGGACAACTCAAACCAGGGAATGGACAGGAGCTGCAGCAACAGCCAATGGTAACGGGCACTCAAATAATCATTAATCAgccttctccttttttctcacCTCCACTTGCTCCGCTCCCTCCTCTTGCTTTGCCAGGCCCTCACCCTCTTCACTCTGTCCCAGTTGGTGCACTCTCAAGACCTCCACacccaaatatttttttcacaccaCAGGCAGTCATGAGTGAGAGGCCACATATGCCACAGACCATGCCCCTACCTCAGCTTGCCCCACGGACAGAACCTCACAAACTTGGACCCCGTTTGCCTTTTCCTCCAGAACGACTTCTCCAGTGCATGATATGTGGGTGCTCTCTTCCTCGGGAGCTGGATCTACAAATGCATTATTTGCAACATGCACAAGGAGAGATTTGA
- the zgc:66448 gene encoding uncharacterized protein zgc:66448 isoform X2, with protein MAAVDPSESPKRQKSPAGEVQTSGKKTEAVQSGCTSNRKDETTPIKTTESPNIEQRVNVGIDGGRIASHSEVSVESGAGTDKTTCNLPDDLTSTEKMTEAPGSDQRAYDWSETEDDEEEPKTLKQENNKRDYNIVTERAQEEQRDARVGDNVTAAAEKNSHSEEKIPVKELAKELVGEIDGIEDVIEDDEEAEREQDADMTAKPKKCRLVCKECGKMFNRRETFNLHRHFHAHEDELTPLTCKECGLTFQHRSSLIKHRNEHKEKEEQLVTPKKEMQTVEEGSFQCAECERIFSTVDKLRDHNCCNIVEKPYHCPLCRQEFQFKVSVTKHMMTHSQENIFTCQECSQTFPNNMALRYHQRCHTALKPYKCPECGMVFKHYSVMEDHRRKHTDSTRSHLCNICGKTFKYSSLLHQHQYLHTGQKPFRCPECGKKFAFAQNMKAHCRQHRLRETNSSTEQPSKQAAVSAQETVKGPEKENTHQSEEPKRTFNCPLCPQTYWAPANLRAHMLIHEAEYEMLERTPRPPTEINKYWDKGHTCPHCPCVYRDESSLNSHLLNFHKSVAQYLEKVAAPPKKQFTPLNSDNVQGKWRSDSISIKSYKCSECGKTFRHRSVLELHMRIHSKDKPYQCKVCGKGFRFSSYLQQHLIIHTGKKPYKCPDCGKDFAFLQNMRTHQKLHQEKPFRCTSCRKGYSDETQLQHHMLSHNGDKPHKCDLCDKSFGLAYLLRDHMNTHTGERPHRCDECHKTFSWFSSLLVHQKIHARKRQGFNQYNSFPMGARMRGRGSRGRRGGRLVWGLSRPLGGSGMVNAQPSSYPVSVPRDADLHRRAVQPQSSMLSSRMDLQGRQQKEPWLSELHPQPVQWKVDGGEVMPVPSSQQQHVGPQQTQFDSPPQPGLQQHHLRSPSWADNTLIAQSGPASAQNSESLHMKENAASVVSSLPAAVPKKSSPSAASEMEQLRQLKPVSWSSTPTSTVLASTSSLQHDFTAPSYVDGAALWSVRPALPANSRGSPNKLGQELQLPRWAGASVSTKKEPSTPPKKEDTRVWDMTNPQVIPSTVSQPEKPWNGCELQKQWASGLAGASTSAQIDQSSAMPISTPVSHGVGSTLWDIQTPPGIPKTINSPEKLVNNQDFQLQQKQVSSGWANVQSQTTTQKVPISIQYEPHRFGQGMGTPVWGFQSNPVGPQTLLTGQLKPGNGQELQQQPMAVMSERPHMPQTMPLPQLAPRTEPHKLGPRLPFPPERLLQCMICGCSLPRELDLQMHYLQHAQGEI; from the exons ATGGCCGCCGTAGACCCATCGGAGTCTCCAAAACGACAGAAATCCCCTGCGGGGGAGGTGCAAACATCTGGGAAGAAGACCGAGGCGGTGCAGTCGGGATGCACCTCAAATCGGAAAGATGAAACAACACCTATTAAAACCACGGAGAGCCCCAATATTGAGCAGAGAGTCAATGTTGGCATCGACGGCGGTCGTATTGCCAGCCATTCCGAGGTTAGTGTCGAGTCCGGTGCTGGAACCGACAAAACGACATGCAATTTACCGGACGACCTAACATCGACTGAAAAAATGACCGAGGCTCCTGGCAGCGACCAGCGGGCTTACGACTGGTCCGAAACTGAAGACGACGAAGAAGAGCCGAAAACACTCAAGCAGGAAAATAACAAGCGTG aCTACAATATTGTTACCGAGAGGGCTCAAGAGGAGCAGCGGGATGCGCGAGTTGGTGATAATGttacagctgctgcagagaaaaactCACATTCTGAGGAGAAGATCCCAGTGAAGGAACTGGCAAAGGAGCTAGTTGGAGAAATTGATGGGATAGAGGATGTGATTGAAGACGATGAGGAGGCAGAGCGAGAGCAGGACGCTGACATGACAGCTAAGCCAAAAAAGTGCCGTTTGGTGTGCAAGGAGTGTGGGAAGATGTTCAACCGGCGTGAGACATTCAACCTTCACCGCCACTTTCACGCACACGAGGATGAACTCACGCCGCTAACCTGTAAAGAATGCGGCCTTACCTTTCAGCACCGCAGCAGCCTcattaaacacagaaatgaacataaagagaaggaggagcagcTAGTTACTCCAAAGAAGGAGATGCAAACAGTGGAGGAGGGTAGTTTTCAGTGTGCAGAATGTGAGAGGATTTTCTCAACAGTGGATAAGCTGAGGGACCACAACTGCTGCAATATAGTAGAAAAGCCTTACCACTGCCCGCTGTGCCGCCAAGAGTTCCAGTTTAAGGTGTCTGTCACAAAGCACATGATGACCCACTCCCAGGAGAACATTTTTACATGCCAAGAGTGCAGTCAAACCTTCCCAAACAACATGGCCCTGCGCTACCACCAGCGATGTCACACCGCCCTAAAACCCTATAAATGCCCCGAGTGCGGTATGGTTTTCAAACACTACTCTGTCATGGAAGACCATCGTCGcaagcacacagacagcacGCGCTCTCACCTGTGCAACATCTGCGGTAAGACTTTCAAGTATAGCAGCCTCCTCCATCAGCACCAGTATCTGCACACAGGCCAGAAGCCCTTCCGCTGCCCTGAATGTGGCAAAAAATTTGCTTTTGCTCAGAATATGAAGGCACACTGCCGCCAGCATAGACTGCGTGAAACCAACTCCTCCACTGAGCAGCCCAGCAAGCAGGCCGCCGTGTCTGCGCAGGAGACAGTCAAGGGGCCGGAGAAAGAGAACACACACCAGAGTGAGGAACCTAAACGCACCTTCAACTGCCCCCTTTGTCCCCAGACCTACTGGGCACCAGCAAACCTAAGAGCCCACATGCTTATCCATGAGGCAGAGTATGAGATGCTGGAAAGGACACCCAGACCTCCCACTGAGATTAACAAGTACTGGGATAAGGGACATACCTGTCCCCACTGCCCGTGTGTTTATCGTGATGAATCCAGTTTAAATTCACATCTGTTAAATTTCCACAAGTCTGTAGCACAGTATTTAGAAAAGGTGGCGGCACCACCTAAAAAACAATTTACTCCATTAAATAGTGACAATGTGCAGGGGAAATGGAGAAGTGATAGCATTAGCATTAAGTCCTACAAATGTTCTGAGTGTGGAAAAACCTTCCGCCATCGCTCAGTGTTGGAACTGCATATGCGCATACATTCCAAGGACAAGCCTTACCAGTGCAAAGTGTGTGGCAAGGGTTTTAGATTCAGTAGCTACCTACAGCAACATCTCATCATCCATACAGGCAAGAAGCCATACAAATGTCCCGACTGTGGGAAGGACTTTGCCTTCCTGCAGAATATGAGAACACATCAAAAGCTGCATCAGGAAAAACCGTTCCGCTGCACAAGCTGCCGCAAAGGCTACAGCGATGAGACCCAACTGCAGCACCATATGTTATCACACAATGGTGACAAACCTCATAAGTGTGACCTGTGTGACAAGAGCTTTGGATTAGCCTATCTGCTACGTgatcacatgaacacacatacaggagAGAGACCTCATCGCTGTGATGAGTGTCACAAAACCTTTTCCTGGTTTAGCAGCCTTCTAGTGCACCAGAAGATTCACGCTCGCAAGCGCCAGGGTTTCAACCAGTATAATTCTTTCCCGATGGGTGCTAGGATGAGAGGCAGGGGTAGCcgggggaggagaggggggagactTGTGTGGGGCTTGTCTAGACCATTAGGAGGCTCAGGGATGGTTAACGCTCAGCCGTCTTCGTATCCAGTTTCTGTTCCGAGAGATGCTGACTTGCACAGAAGGGCCGTCCAGCCACAGTCTTCCATGCTCTCATCTCGCATGGATTTACAAGGCAGACAGCAAAAGGAGCCATGGCTGTCCGAACTACACCCTCAACCAGTGCAGTGGAAGGTGGACGGCGGAGAAGTAATGCCTGTCCCGtcatcacagcagcaacatgtaGGTCCTCAGCAGACACAGTTTGACAGCCCACCACAGCCAGGCCTACAGCAGCACCATCTGAGAAGTCCGAGCTGGGCGGATAACACTTTGATAGCTCAATCAGGCCCTGCATCTGCTCAGAATTCAGAGTCATTGCACATGAAAGAGAATGCAGCTTCTGTTGTCAGTTCCCTCCCGGCAGCTGTGCCAAAAAAATCCAGCCCTTCAGCAGCAAGTGAGATGGAGCAGCTCCGGCAACTCAAGCCTGTTTCTTGGAGTAGCACACCCACATCCACAGTGCTAGCTTCCACAAGTTCTTTGCAACATGATTTTACTGCTCCATCCTACGTAGATGGGGCAGCTCTGTGGAGTGTCAGACCTGCTCTACCAGCAAATTCACGGGGCTCTCCAAATAAACTTGGTCAAGAGCTTCAGCTCCCAAGATGGGCGGGTGCCTCAGtgtcaacaaaaaaagagcCTTCCACACCTCCTAAAAAAGAGGACACTAGAGTGTGGGACATGACTAATCCTCAAGTGATACCGTCGACTGTTAGCCAGCCAGAGAAGCCATGGAACGGCTGTGAGCTGCAAAAGCAGTGGGCTTCGGGCTTAGCGGGTGCATCCACCTCAGCTCAAATAGACCAAAGCAGTGCTATGCCAATTTCAACTCCTGTTTCTCATGGGGTCGGTAGCACCTTGTGGGACATACAAACACCACCGGGAATTCCAAAGACTATAAACTCTCCTGAGAAATTAGTAAATAATCAagattttcagctgcagcaaaaGCAGGTGTCATCTGGGTGGGCCAACGTACAGAGTCAGACAACAACTCAGAAGGTCCCCATCTCCATTCAATACGAGCCTCATCGTTTTGGTCAGGGGATGGGAACGCCAGTATGGGGCTTCCAAAGTAATCCCGTGGGTCCTCAAACACTGCTCACTGGACAACTCAAACCAGGGAATGGACAGGAGCTGCAGCAACAGCCAATG GCAGTCATGAGTGAGAGGCCACATATGCCACAGACCATGCCCCTACCTCAGCTTGCCCCACGGACAGAACCTCACAAACTTGGACCCCGTTTGCCTTTTCCTCCAGAACGACTTCTCCAGTGCATGATATGTGGGTGCTCTCTTCCTCGGGAGCTGGATCTACAAATGCATTATTTGCAACATGCACAAGGAGAGATTTGA